In Neptuniibacter halophilus, the genomic stretch ACAGCCCCGACATAGGCTGGAAGCCCGGTAGCGCACGAATCCGGCCGATCCAGTCAAGGATGGCCGGATAATCTTCCAGACGGATACCGCCCTCATGTGCCAGCGCCACGTAAGGCATCACCGCGCAATCCGCAATGGTTGGCCGCTGCAGGGTCAGCCAGTCATTACGTTGCAGGTGGGTATCGACCTGTTGCAGAATGCGGGCGGCCTTTTCCAGCGCCAGCGGTTTATCCAGCGCGTAACCAAACTTGTCCACCAGCCTGGCGGCTCCCGGTCCGTGCTGGATCTCATTTGCCGCGGTTGATAGCCACTGTTCGATCTGTGCAACCTCTGCGGGCGTTTCCCCATACCACCGGGGTGATGCATAGCG encodes the following:
- a CDS encoding glutathione S-transferase family protein produces the protein MKLYDLEPSGNCYKVRLFAALAGIELETVAVDFLSGEHKQSPLIDLNPLGELPILQDGDLVLRDSQAILVYLARRYASPRWYGETPAEVAQIEQWLSTAANEIQHGPGAARLVDKFGYALDKPLALEKAARILQQVDTHLQRNDWLTLQRPTIADCAVMPYVALAHEGGIRLEDYPAILDWIGRIRALPGFQPMSGL